CGTGACGGTTTTGACTGAATTGTCCTTGATGTAGCTGCTAGTATCACAGTTTGTGTAATTAACGACTGGGATCCTATTCGGTATTTTCCTGTCGCGGTCAGCACCATTGCTCACGAGTTGATACACATGGTTGACGTTATAACAATCCGAGAAGCCGCTAATGCCGGCTGTGGTAGTAATCCTGCCTTCGCCCCAGTAGTCCACATGTTCTATCAAGTTGTTGAGTGAGAGCGGTATCTTCACTAAGTTGTATTCTCCCAAATAAGGCACCTCGGAGTAAGGGTAAGTTTTGTCCTTATTAGTAATGTAGTTTGGTCTTCGAGCCAGCTTCCAAGCGGATATGGAGTGCATATTTGAAATTTCACTTATTGTTTACCTGAAAATTAAAGGAAACAAATAAGCCCATGGGATTTTGTGTGGGTGGTGTTACCCCACACGAAGTATTTATCCTGTTTGTAGACGAACCCACGATTTAAGTAAATGTGAGAGTTTGTCATTCATGGTGTTCAAATAACGAATCTAAAAATGTACAACTATAAAGAGCCAAACTTCAGGGATTCTCTTCACATTGGTGACAAAAATATGAACCAACTTACCAATTAACACTTGCACCAGTAATTCTGCCCTTGCAGGTCAGCGGTCCCTTATATATCAATCATTGTTGACTTATCATGTGGTTGTATCAACCACAAGCAACCTTCCCAAGGACCAGCCACAAATTGATAAGACCAATACATATTGAGAAataattttaggtacctacctataggagCATGAGTAGTTATAGATAAGAATAaacctaaatattttaagtggATTGTGTCTGTCATATTCTCTCATGAGGATAGGTAGAATTATCTGTTTGTAGctcattttaaagttatttctcAGAAGGTGTAATTATGATAGCAGGTCGCAGGAATACGTGCAAAGATGCATACACGCAGTAGATACCATTATAGGTACCAATATTTTTACATGGTTTGACTGTACCTACGGCACGTACGCTCATTATGATCATTATTTTACTTCACATGTACTTTCTTATGACTTGGGTAAATCATTAGGTTCCTCCCAATAAAGTTCGACATAACTTGATCGCCAATTGTTTCTACCTTATGATAAGTAGAATTGTATAGGGCTCGTCAAGTGCGAGTCTGTAAGAATATATCTTTctacttttacataaaaaaactagtctacataataaaaacaatatatagttcatattataaacttttatttcaaataattatagAACAGATATTTTCTTCTTGCTAGAAGCGCGCATTCTGAGCGATCCATCCTAGGTATTTGTCAACGCGTGCGTACAACCCAGGGTGGTTGGGCTCTCCGCAACGTAGGCCCCAGGAGACCACTCCGACGGCAGTCCAGCGCCCGCTGGGCATCTGGTACATCAGGGGACCACCACTGTCACCCTATGAACAGATATTGACATGCTGTAAGTTTTGATGCGTGTCGCTGAAAACTGCGAAAAGTAGCGAACTTTGGGGGAGGTTTTAtctagcagtggacgtctttcggctgaaaCGAAGACGGTATAAGATTCTATAGTTACAGCCTTTTGCCGATTCGGTGTTATCTGCTTTCTGAAGCATGTTAAGTAAGCACATAATTTTAAGGACAAGGCTAAATCACCAAATTATCGTTGTTTTAAAGGTATTGGAAAACACTAAGAATTTCATCAAACATATAGgctttataatttaagttaaaCTACTAGGTACTGAATATTTTTGACCACAACTTACTCCAACATATCAAGAAAAAAGTCCTGAATATACCTGACAAGCATCCTTTCCTCCTTCCCGTCCACCAGCGCAGAGGGTTTCATTGAAGATACTGTCTGTGAAGGCGGCTACACACTCGTCGTGGTCCCACACAGGGACCGTGACTTCCATCAGCACGTTGCTGTGAGGACCGCCGTACCATTGTGTGCCCCAACctgagaaacaaaaaaaaaagattaataaatatgtactgtTGGAATCAGGAAATCCAGTAAATGCCGGCGATGCAAGAGCATAATAGAGATACTTTGCGGATTCCAAGGGATTTAAGTCACCAGTCTGGAAACAGTCATACCAAACTAAATCGCTCTAAACACAAAGTAGCTTTTTGGTACTTATTACAAAACTTTCTTTGTCTTTGTGGGATGCATACAACCTAAACACTACGGAGAAACTTCTCATAGAGAAGTAGTAAGTTAGTAAGTGCGCTATAATTTACATCaatatattgtgttaacaaaatATGAGACATAAGTGCTTTAGAGATTCTGTCATATAAGTAGAATGTGCTAAGTGTCTTTTACAATTCATTATTGTGTGTTTTCTCCCTATCACTAGAAGTTGTGAGTGACGCAGAAAGCACTTAAATTTCCATCTACAAAGAGCACAAAATCCGCCAAGAGGGCTTACGAAAATAATTCTATTATTGATTTTACCaaggtatataaaaaataatcataatcacCAATAACTATAGCCGGTTCACCAGTCAGTTCCAAATTCATTGGTGGCAGACATATCGGCCATACATAAGTGTTGAACACGGCTGGTCGGTCTAATTTCAAGATGGCGATGTCGTTCTTATAGTTGGAGATCTCGAAGGCTTCGTGCTGTCTGATCTCTGAGACCCTGAAGTTGTAGGTGCGAGAGTCGTTGTTGCGTTTGAAGTCGTACTCGCCAAGACGAACGAATAGTTCTTCTGCTTTCCATCTAGAAAAGTAATAACGGAACATTTAGGACTAAAAGTGCTGGATTTAGTTAAGACTCCAGCACTTTGACACTTGTTAGAGCTAGGCCGATATGCATTAGGCATACGTAGATTATCTACGTATGCCTAATGCATGATGAATATGATAATGCATGAATAATGATGACGATGAAAATAGTTCGTATTGGATGTTTTTAGAACCAACACAGAATTTAGGTAATTGTAGTCGAGTCTGCGGAATAGTTCAAGCGTGTTAACGCGAGGATTAACTTATGGAACACGAAAAATTCTATAAGGACATGGTTGGGTTTTATACTCATCAACTATTTTCCGCTGCGCACATAGCGACCCCGCacgcatttgatgattttcatggtttttaatttttgctagGATTTACTCCAGCCTACCTCCTAGTGCAATGAGCAGCAGTCATGACATGTCTGTCAGTGATGAGCACACCACCGCAGTACTGCTCGAAGCCTTCCGGGGTGATGGAGGCCATCCACGGCCATTCCCGAGGGTTGGCCTGCCGGGCGCCCAGCACGCGGCCTTGCTGACGAGTGCTGAGGCCACAACCTGAGAAAAAAAGAGGGTTGGTAAATCATAAGAGACCTTGGAACCCCAGCACAGAAACTATTTAATCCAAATCCAAGCCAAAAACTACTAGACCTGAGGATACAGTGAGCtggttttgcgtgaatcggattgtcaataataatcaacaaaatgtagggaaTGTGTAACTtaaatatcaagacgaccaacaccttagtctgcccgtgaccatggatgctgtaaaggatccgaaacgtcgggattaaataatattaatatatccgggataaaatccgtaaaagtggTTTTATTAGGTCTTTtcgaatcataatattttttgtttggctaagaattgtaatttcaaattaattttatttaaaaaacatagaATTCTCCTTCCAAAAGTAGTCATTAGTTAATTGATTAGTGCTACATCGTCATCGCATTTCAATCTTCTTCTTTATCATGGATACGTTAAAAAATCAAGTAACTATGGAATATGCTACCGTGGTGTAGCAACGCGGCACAAGCGGCACGTAACATCAATGACGTTTACGGAGCTAACACTGCTAACCAACGCACCACGTGTTATTGGTGTCTTCGCTTCCGTTTTGGAAGTTCGACCTGAAAGTTG
The window above is part of the Helicoverpa zea isolate HzStark_Cry1AcR chromosome 21, ilHelZeax1.1, whole genome shotgun sequence genome. Proteins encoded here:
- the LOC124640986 gene encoding proclotting enzyme isoform X2 encodes the protein MYNMNYNVNMAHQGCVLPNGKTGHCRPLRHCIQEEFRNDFIKFMDYVCIINQNSVGACCPDDMTRGGAEGLAGDLPATAPREEQNEALIKVTRAETRGCGLSTRQQGRVLGARQANPREWPWMASITPEGFEQYCGGVLITDRHVMTAAHCTRRWKAEELFVRLGEYDFKRNNDSRTYNFRVSEIRQHEAFEISNYKNDIAILKLDRPAVFNTYVWPICLPPMNLELTGEPAIVIGWGTQWYGGPHSNVLMEVTVPVWDHDECVAAFTDSIFNETLCAGGREGGKDACQGDSGGPLMYQMPSGRWTAVGVVSWGLRCGEPNHPGLYARVDKYLGWIAQNARF
- the LOC124640986 gene encoding proclotting enzyme isoform X1, translating into MLLLLFLFGTVLSASVSEDDYKSKLLDPTWQEILEEGGLHIGGGRSKRFIAINDNQVNMAHQGCVLPNGKTGHCRPLRHCIQEEFRNDFIKFMDYVCIINQNSVGACCPDDMTRGGAEGLAGDLPATAPREEQNEALIKVTRAETRGCGLSTRQQGRVLGARQANPREWPWMASITPEGFEQYCGGVLITDRHVMTAAHCTRRWKAEELFVRLGEYDFKRNNDSRTYNFRVSEIRQHEAFEISNYKNDIAILKLDRPAVFNTYVWPICLPPMNLELTGEPAIVIGWGTQWYGGPHSNVLMEVTVPVWDHDECVAAFTDSIFNETLCAGGREGGKDACQGDSGGPLMYQMPSGRWTAVGVVSWGLRCGEPNHPGLYARVDKYLGWIAQNARF
- the LOC124640986 gene encoding proclotting enzyme isoform X3, producing the protein MAHQGCVLPNGKTGHCRPLRHCIQEEFRNDFIKFMDYVCIINQNSVGACCPDDMTRGGAEGLAGDLPATAPREEQNEALIKVTRAETRGCGLSTRQQGRVLGARQANPREWPWMASITPEGFEQYCGGVLITDRHVMTAAHCTRRWKAEELFVRLGEYDFKRNNDSRTYNFRVSEIRQHEAFEISNYKNDIAILKLDRPAVFNTYVWPICLPPMNLELTGEPAIVIGWGTQWYGGPHSNVLMEVTVPVWDHDECVAAFTDSIFNETLCAGGREGGKDACQGDSGGPLMYQMPSGRWTAVGVVSWGLRCGEPNHPGLYARVDKYLGWIAQNARF